One region of Flavobacterium pisciphilum genomic DNA includes:
- a CDS encoding glutamate-5-semialdehyde dehydrogenase, which translates to MNHQLSIEKRNLVLLSMARLVEEERNQIILTNQADLAAYNGSDLAMEERLKVDNAKVDEMILSLNQLASQEDPVGIERFHFVHENGIKVSNKTAAFGTILIIYESRPDVTIEAGGIAFKSGNKILLKGGKEALKSNLKIVSLWHQALEENNVSTEWVEYLNYNRQETQAFLEKPTQKVDLIVPRGGEKLIEFVKAHATCPVIVSGRGNNFVYVHKEADTDIALKVILNAKTSKISACNAIDKVLIDSRLPNFEGFLAILIEELDESKVEIIVDKTLKTFTNTSVLENEDVWYEEFLDYKIVLGAIDSELDAIAKINKYCGGHSAAIITRNNTVAQEFMESIDAAAVYHNASTRFTDGGQLGLGGELAISTDKLHQRGPIGLQHLVTNKWYIYGEGQIR; encoded by the coding sequence ATGAATCACCAATTATCAATTGAAAAGAGGAATTTGGTTTTACTTTCGATGGCAAGGCTCGTTGAAGAGGAAAGGAACCAAATTATTCTGACGAATCAAGCTGATCTAGCCGCTTACAATGGCTCTGATTTAGCCATGGAAGAACGTTTAAAAGTAGATAATGCTAAGGTTGATGAAATGATTTTGTCATTGAATCAATTGGCTTCTCAAGAAGACCCAGTTGGTATAGAAAGATTTCATTTTGTTCATGAAAACGGAATTAAAGTCAGTAATAAAACAGCAGCCTTTGGTACAATATTGATTATTTATGAATCAAGACCTGATGTAACTATCGAAGCAGGTGGAATTGCTTTTAAATCTGGAAATAAAATTTTACTTAAAGGAGGAAAGGAAGCCTTAAAATCAAATTTAAAAATTGTGAGTTTATGGCATCAAGCTTTGGAGGAAAATAATGTTTCGACAGAATGGGTTGAGTATTTAAACTACAATCGTCAGGAAACACAGGCTTTTTTAGAAAAACCAACACAAAAAGTAGATTTAATAGTACCTCGGGGTGGCGAAAAATTAATTGAGTTTGTAAAAGCACATGCGACTTGTCCAGTTATTGTAAGTGGGCGGGGAAATAATTTTGTTTACGTTCATAAAGAAGCAGATACAGATATTGCTTTGAAAGTAATTTTGAATGCAAAAACATCTAAAATCTCAGCTTGTAATGCAATAGATAAGGTTCTAATAGATTCACGATTACCTAATTTTGAAGGTTTTCTAGCTATTTTGATAGAAGAATTGGATGAGTCGAAAGTAGAGATTATTGTAGATAAAACATTAAAAACGTTTACAAATACCAGTGTCTTGGAAAATGAAGATGTCTGGTATGAAGAATTTTTGGATTATAAAATAGTGTTAGGAGCGATCGATTCGGAATTAGATGCCATTGCAAAAATAAATAAGTATTGTGGAGGACATTCCGCAGCGATTATTACAAGAAATAATACTGTCGCTCAGGAATTTATGGAATCTATAGATGCAGCTGCAGTTTACCATAATGCATCGACTCGATTTACTGATGGAGGGCAGCTCGGCTTAGGTGGAGAATTAGCTATTAGCACAGACAAACTCCATCAAAGAGGACCAATTGGTTTGCAACATCTTGTAACCAATAAATGGTATATTTATGGTGAAGGACAAATTAGATAA
- the proB gene encoding glutamate 5-kinase codes for MSKKRILLKIGSNTLTKETNHISRGKIEDIGIQIAALNDKYEFVIVSSGAIAAAKQFVKLESKGKEIIVKQALASIGQPHLMRIFHENFSDLGLLTSQCLLSYSDFEKEQSKINIVNTINVLVENNYIPIINENDTVATDEIQFGDNDKLAALAAVLLNVDLLIIATNTSGIYTKASIHNEEPETIALVNDLRILEKEIGESKSSHGTGGMQSKIEAAAIAKAANIETWIVNGLDDNFILKALKNEISFTKIV; via the coding sequence ATGAGCAAAAAAAGAATTTTATTAAAAATAGGAAGTAATACGTTAACGAAGGAAACCAATCATATTTCAAGAGGAAAAATTGAAGATATTGGAATTCAAATCGCAGCTTTAAATGACAAATACGAATTTGTAATCGTAAGCTCAGGAGCTATTGCGGCAGCGAAACAATTTGTGAAACTGGAAAGCAAAGGCAAAGAGATTATTGTAAAACAAGCGTTAGCTTCAATAGGACAGCCACATTTAATGCGGATTTTCCATGAGAATTTTAGCGATTTAGGTTTACTTACCTCACAATGTTTGTTGTCATATTCAGATTTTGAAAAGGAGCAATCCAAAATAAATATTGTAAATACAATTAATGTTTTGGTAGAGAACAATTACATTCCGATAATTAATGAAAATGATACAGTTGCTACTGATGAAATTCAGTTTGGTGATAATGATAAACTAGCAGCATTGGCAGCAGTTTTATTAAATGTAGATCTTTTGATTATTGCCACTAACACAAGTGGAATTTATACAAAAGCCTCTATTCATAATGAAGAGCCAGAAACGATAGCTTTAGTAAATGATTTGCGGATTTTGGAAAAAGAAATTGGAGAATCAAAATCGTCACACGGAACAGGAGGAATGCAGTCAAAAATTGAAGCAGCAGCTATTGCTAAAGCAGCAAATATCGAGACCTGGATCGTAAACGGATTAGATGATAATTTTATTCTAAAAGCATTAAAAAATGAGATTTCTTTTACAAAGATTGTGTAA
- a CDS encoding N-acetylornithine carbamoyltransferase, which translates to MNYISIQDINSLSKWVKGALKIKKNPLKNQSLGKNKTLGMLFFNPSLRTRLSTQKAALNLGMNVMVMNFTNEGWTLEFEDGAIMNSGASEHIKEAAEVVSQYCDIIAIRAFAGLEDKEKDYAETVISGFIKYATVPIVNMESAVRHPMQSLADAITMEEYKTKHKPKVVLSWAPHPKALPQAVANSFVEMMQMQKDMDFVITHPEGYELSPEITKDSKIEYDQNKAFENADFVYVKNWSNFNDYGKVTNVDPTWTVTAEKMALTNNGKFMHCLPVRRNVIVSDEVIDSENSIVIQQANNRTYSAQLVLQKILKKL; encoded by the coding sequence ATGAACTATATTTCAATTCAAGATATCAACTCATTATCAAAATGGGTAAAAGGCGCATTAAAAATTAAAAAGAATCCGCTTAAAAATCAAAGCTTAGGGAAGAATAAAACCCTAGGAATGTTATTTTTTAATCCAAGTTTAAGAACGCGTTTGAGTACTCAAAAAGCAGCTTTAAACTTAGGTATGAATGTTATGGTAATGAATTTCACTAATGAAGGTTGGACATTGGAGTTTGAAGATGGTGCAATTATGAATTCTGGAGCTTCAGAGCACATAAAAGAAGCAGCAGAAGTCGTTTCACAATATTGTGATATTATTGCAATTCGTGCATTTGCAGGTTTAGAAGACAAAGAAAAAGATTATGCCGAAACGGTTATCTCTGGATTTATAAAATATGCAACTGTGCCAATCGTAAATATGGAAAGTGCGGTTCGTCATCCGATGCAGTCTTTAGCAGATGCCATTACGATGGAAGAATATAAAACCAAGCACAAACCAAAAGTAGTGCTTTCATGGGCACCACATCCTAAGGCTTTGCCTCAAGCTGTAGCGAATTCATTTGTAGAAATGATGCAAATGCAAAAAGATATGGATTTTGTAATCACACATCCAGAAGGGTACGAATTGAGTCCAGAAATTACAAAAGACAGTAAAATAGAATACGATCAAAATAAAGCTTTTGAAAACGCTGACTTTGTATATGTAAAAAACTGGAGTAACTTTAACGATTATGGAAAAGTAACCAATGTAGACCCAACATGGACTGTTACAGCCGAAAAAATGGCTTTAACAAACAACGGAAAATTTATGCATTGCCTTCCTGTTCGTCGTAATGTAATCGTAAGCGATGAAGTAATCGACAGTGAAAATTCAATCGTAATCCAACAGGCAAATAATAGAACATATTCAGCACAATTAGTGTTACAGAAGATATTGAAGAAATTGTAG
- the argB gene encoding acetylglutamate kinase, translating into MKKVTVIKIGGNIIDNPTELEQFLTDFSKIEGYKVLVHGGGKSATKMAESIGLVPQMIDGRRITDAAMLDVVVMIYAGQINKNIVAQLQSKDNNAIGFSGADGNLIQSTKRNHPTIDYGFVGDVKQVNTKLLATLLENGIVPVFCAITHDKNGQLLNTNADTIASELAIALSEVFDVTLTYCFEKQGVLSDSEDDLSVITEINESLYAKLKAEKVIHSGMIPKLDNCFNSLSKGVQTIKIGHHSMLQNSNILHTTIKL; encoded by the coding sequence ATGAAAAAAGTTACAGTAATAAAAATAGGCGGAAATATAATTGATAATCCAACCGAATTAGAACAATTTTTAACCGATTTTTCTAAAATAGAAGGGTATAAGGTATTGGTTCATGGAGGAGGGAAATCGGCAACAAAAATGGCTGAAAGTATTGGTTTAGTTCCTCAAATGATTGATGGCCGACGTATAACAGATGCTGCAATGCTAGATGTTGTAGTAATGATTTACGCAGGTCAGATTAATAAAAATATTGTAGCTCAATTGCAGTCTAAAGACAATAATGCAATTGGTTTTTCGGGAGCAGATGGGAATTTGATTCAATCAACAAAAAGAAACCATCCAACAATAGATTACGGTTTTGTAGGCGATGTAAAACAAGTTAATACAAAACTATTGGCTACATTGCTTGAAAACGGAATTGTTCCAGTTTTTTGCGCCATTACACACGATAAAAACGGACAATTGTTAAACACAAATGCAGATACAATTGCAAGTGAATTAGCGATTGCTTTATCAGAAGTTTTTGATGTGACGCTTACATATTGTTTTGAAAAACAAGGTGTTTTGTCAGATTCAGAAGATGATTTATCAGTAATTACAGAAATAAATGAGTCTTTATACGCAAAGCTAAAAGCCGAAAAAGTGATTCACTCAGGAATGATTCCTAAACTCGATAATTGTTTCAATAGCTTGTCAAAGGGAGTTCAAACAATAAAAATTGGACACCATAGTATGTTGCAAAATTCTAATATATTGCACACAACGATTAAATTATAA
- a CDS encoding M20 family metallo-hydrolase, giving the protein MKNIETLQQEAIALLKSLIETPSFSSEEDQTALLIENWFNQNEIPFKRENNNVWAFNKYFDEKKPTLLLNSHHDTVKPNQAYTNDPFKAIVKDGKLFGLGSNDAGGCLVSLLATFVHFYNNEKLPYNLVIVASAEEESSGKNGLNSVLQHLPKLDCAIVGEPTLMQLAVAEKGLLVLDVKVKGTASHAAHQNEDNSLYNAIPVMEWFRNYKYDKISDVLGPVKMTVTQINAGKQHNVVPSECDLVIDIRVNDCYSNTEILEVVKANVKAEVTPRSMHLNASSIPIAHALVQAGITLGRTTYGSPTLSDQSVLSCQSLKLGPGETLRSHSADEFIFINEIEEGIELYIKILTDFFKL; this is encoded by the coding sequence ATGAAAAATATAGAAACGCTCCAGCAAGAAGCAATAGCATTATTAAAAAGTTTAATCGAAACGCCTTCATTTTCAAGTGAAGAAGATCAAACGGCACTTTTAATAGAAAATTGGTTCAATCAAAACGAAATTCCTTTTAAGAGAGAAAATAATAATGTATGGGCTTTCAATAAGTATTTTGATGAAAAGAAGCCTACACTTTTGCTTAATTCACACCACGATACAGTAAAGCCAAATCAAGCATATACAAACGATCCTTTTAAAGCAATTGTAAAAGATGGCAAATTATTTGGATTGGGTAGTAATGATGCTGGAGGTTGTTTGGTATCTTTATTGGCAACGTTTGTGCATTTTTATAACAACGAAAAATTACCATATAATTTGGTAATTGTAGCTTCTGCAGAAGAAGAAAGTAGTGGAAAAAATGGACTAAATAGTGTCCTGCAGCATTTGCCAAAACTAGATTGTGCTATCGTAGGAGAGCCTACATTAATGCAATTGGCAGTAGCTGAAAAAGGATTATTGGTGTTGGATGTAAAAGTAAAAGGAACGGCAAGTCACGCAGCCCATCAAAACGAAGATAACTCATTATACAATGCTATTCCGGTAATGGAATGGTTTAGAAATTATAAATACGATAAAATATCAGATGTTTTAGGACCAGTTAAAATGACTGTAACCCAAATAAATGCTGGTAAGCAACATAATGTGGTGCCTTCAGAATGTGATTTGGTGATCGATATTCGTGTAAACGATTGTTATTCAAACACAGAAATTCTAGAAGTAGTAAAAGCCAATGTAAAAGCAGAGGTTACACCACGGTCGATGCATCTTAATGCATCCTCAATTCCAATTGCGCATGCTTTGGTACAAGCAGGAATTACTTTAGGAAGAACAACATACGGATCACCAACGCTTTCGGATCAATCGGTTTTAAGCTGTCAATCATTAAAATTGGGACCAGGAGAAACGTTACGTTCACATTCGGCAGATGAATTTATTTTTATAAACGAAATTGAGGAAGGAATCGAATTGTATATCAAAATACTAACGGATTTCTTTAAACTATAA
- the argH gene encoding argininosuccinate lyase has protein sequence MKLWEKGIPTDKKIEQFTVGNDRELDLVLAKYDALGSIAHAKMLGQIGLLMADETNSLVDALNEIIVDAEAGNFVIEDSFEDVHSKIEYLLTVKLGDAGKKIHTARSRNDQVLVDVHLYLKDEVKALKEQVKSLFDLLMESAEKHQNILLPGYTHLQIAMPSSFGMWFSAYAESLIDDITMLNAAAKIVDQNPLGSAAGYGSSFPINRTFTTQELGFEALKYNAVAAQMSRGKAEKTVAFAMSSVAATLSKFAMDVCLYMSQNFDFISLPSHLTTGSSIMPHKKNPDVFELIRGKCNKIQALPYEITLITNNLPSGYHRDLQLLKEGLFPAIQNLKACLDIAIFSIKDITVKDHILDDKKYDYLFTVDTLNEMVVAGMPFRDAYKEVAEQLEKGTFKSPKETKHTHEGSINNLCLDAIKEKMKSSY, from the coding sequence ATGAAACTTTGGGAAAAAGGAATACCAACTGACAAAAAAATCGAACAATTCACAGTAGGAAACGATAGAGAACTTGATTTGGTTTTGGCAAAATATGATGCATTAGGATCAATTGCGCATGCAAAAATGTTAGGGCAAATTGGACTTTTAATGGCAGATGAAACCAATTCATTAGTAGATGCTTTAAATGAAATCATTGTCGATGCTGAAGCAGGAAATTTCGTTATCGAAGATAGTTTTGAGGATGTACATTCTAAAATCGAATATTTGCTAACAGTGAAATTAGGTGATGCAGGGAAGAAAATCCACACTGCACGTTCTCGTAACGATCAAGTTTTGGTAGATGTACATTTATACTTAAAAGACGAAGTAAAAGCACTAAAAGAGCAAGTAAAAAGCCTTTTTGATTTATTGATGGAATCTGCTGAGAAACATCAAAATATATTATTACCAGGATATACACATTTGCAAATTGCAATGCCATCATCATTCGGGATGTGGTTTTCTGCTTATGCAGAAAGCCTTATAGATGATATTACGATGCTTAATGCAGCTGCCAAAATTGTAGATCAAAACCCATTAGGGTCAGCAGCAGGTTACGGAAGTTCATTCCCTATAAACAGAACATTTACAACACAAGAATTAGGATTTGAAGCATTAAAATACAATGCTGTAGCTGCACAAATGAGTCGTGGTAAAGCAGAGAAAACTGTTGCGTTTGCTATGAGCAGCGTTGCGGCAACATTGTCTAAGTTTGCAATGGATGTTTGTTTGTATATGAGTCAGAATTTTGATTTTATCAGTTTGCCATCACATCTTACAACGGGTTCAAGCATTATGCCACATAAAAAGAACCCAGATGTATTTGAGTTAATTCGTGGTAAGTGTAATAAGATACAAGCATTGCCGTATGAAATTACATTAATTACAAACAATTTACCAAGTGGTTATCATAGAGATTTGCAGCTTTTAAAGGAAGGATTATTTCCAGCAATTCAAAATCTTAAGGCTTGTTTGGATATTGCTATTTTTTCAATAAAAGACATTACAGTAAAAGACCACATTCTAGACGATAAGAAATATGATTATCTGTTTACAGTAGATACATTAAATGAAATGGTTGTTGCAGGAATGCCATTTAGAGATGCTTACAAAGAAGTTGCCGAACAACTAGAAAAAGGTACTTTTAAGTCGCCAAAAGAAACAAAACACACACATGAAGGAAGTATCAATAATTTGTGTTTAGATGCGATAAAAGAAAAAATGAAGAGTTCTTATTAA
- a CDS encoding DUF2157 domain-containing protein, which yields MAQFDEQATQKLFEEKLITQEQFVQVKAYRSLGIFSLHNELKLFLYLSVLLFTSGIGVLIYKNIDSIGHIAILSILLIIIGVCFYYCFKNSNGFQKSETSFESPVLDYLVLTANILTCIFIGYLQFQYQSFGTHYGLATLIPTVISFFCAYYFDNKSVLTIAITGLAAYIGFSVTPQDLLHNDFYLNQDLSYSAIILGVLLVLWSIYSARISLKEHFALIYLTFALHIISIATISNMINVYYGLWIPFAIILAGSSYYFYKVSYKLRAISLFVFTIIYAYIGINIFLFRVFSNIDFSDIWMLFVVMLPLYFIGSIIIFIKLIKNFNKETAV from the coding sequence ATGGCACAATTTGATGAACAAGCAACTCAAAAACTTTTTGAGGAAAAACTAATTACCCAAGAACAATTTGTACAAGTTAAGGCTTATCGTAGTTTAGGAATTTTTTCTTTACACAACGAATTAAAGCTATTTTTGTATCTCTCAGTTTTGCTATTTACTTCGGGAATAGGAGTGTTAATTTATAAAAACATTGATAGCATTGGTCATATTGCTATTTTATCGATATTACTTATCATTATTGGAGTTTGTTTTTATTATTGTTTTAAAAACTCTAATGGATTTCAGAAATCAGAAACCTCTTTTGAAAGCCCAGTTTTAGATTATCTAGTACTTACGGCCAATATTCTAACTTGTATTTTTATCGGTTATTTGCAGTTTCAATACCAATCCTTTGGTACGCACTATGGTTTGGCTACGCTAATACCAACAGTTATTAGCTTTTTCTGTGCGTATTACTTCGATAATAAAAGTGTTTTAACTATTGCTATTACAGGTTTAGCAGCTTATATCGGATTTTCAGTAACACCACAGGACTTACTTCATAATGATTTTTATTTAAATCAAGATTTAAGTTATTCGGCAATAATACTAGGTGTTTTACTAGTTTTATGGTCAATTTATAGTGCGCGAATTTCTCTAAAAGAACATTTTGCTTTAATTTATCTAACGTTTGCATTGCATATAATTAGTATTGCTACTATTAGTAATATGATTAATGTGTATTATGGTTTATGGATTCCTTTCGCCATTATTCTTGCAGGGTCATCTTATTATTTTTATAAAGTAAGTTATAAACTAAGGGCAATTTCATTATTTGTATTTACAATTATCTATGCATACATAGGGATAAATATATTTTTATTTAGAGTTTTTTCAAATATAGATTTTTCAGATATATGGATGTTATTCGTGGTAATGCTTCCGCTTTATTTTATTGGATCCATAATAATATTTATAAAACTAATTAAGAACTTTAATAAAGAAACTGCGGTATGA
- the ytxJ gene encoding bacillithiol system redox-active protein YtxJ — MSFLSSLFGDSDQNKPSETKINWIPLTSLEQLDQIEAESKDKQILIFKHSTRCSISKMALKQFEREYDLDDKVKAYFLDLIAHRDVSNEIASRFNVTHQSPQLLLIKDGKSIYNVSHSDIDAEALKSKV, encoded by the coding sequence ATGAGTTTTTTATCATCATTATTTGGAGATTCTGACCAAAATAAACCATCAGAAACAAAAATAAACTGGATTCCTTTAACAAGTTTAGAGCAGTTAGACCAAATTGAGGCGGAGTCTAAAGATAAGCAAATTCTTATATTTAAACACAGTACTCGATGTAGTATTAGCAAAATGGCACTAAAACAATTTGAAAGAGAATATGATTTGGATGATAAAGTTAAGGCTTATTTCCTTGATTTGATAGCACATCGTGATGTTTCGAATGAAATAGCATCTCGTTTCAATGTTACTCATCAATCTCCTCAATTATTACTTATTAAGGACGGAAAATCTATATATAATGTTTCTCACAGCGATATTGATGCTGAGGCTTTGAAAAGTAAAGTGTAA
- the clpB gene encoding ATP-dependent chaperone ClpB — MNINKFTIKSQEAIQLSQQLAQQNGQQQIENEHIFKAIFEVDENVAPFILKKLNVNVPLFLQILDSTIQSFPKVSGGDILLSRDANKALNEAEIIAQKMNDEYVSIEHLMLAIFDSKSKVAQILKDQGVTGKGLKAAIEELRKGERVTSASAEETYNSLNKYAKNLNELARTGKLDPVIGRDEEIRRVLQILTRRTKNNPMLIGEPGVGKTAIAEGLAHRIVDGDVPENLKDKIVFSLDMGALIAGAKYKGEFEERLKSVVKEVTAAEGDIVLFIDEIHTLVGAGGGEGAMDAANILKPALARGELRAIGATTLDEYQKYFEKDKALERRFQKILIDEPDTESAISILRGIKEKYETHHKVQIKDEAIIAAVELSQRYITNRFLPDKAIDLMDEAASKLRMEINSKPEELDVLDRKIMQLEIEIEAIKREKEENKLKVLRMELANLKEERNEIYAKWKSEKDVVDGVQAVKLEIEDFKHEAERAERNGDYGKVAEIRYGKIKEAQERLDVLLKQLQEYQSGNSLIKEEVTREDIAEVVAKWTGVPVTKMLQTEREKLLHLEDELHKRVVGQEEAIEAVSDAVRRSRAGLQDMKKPVGTFLFLGTTGVGKTELAKALAEYLFDDENAMTRIDMSEYQERHSVSRLVGAPPGYVGYDEGGQLTEAVRRKPYSVVLLDEIEKAHPDTFNILLQVLDEGRLTDNKGRLADFKNTIIIMTSNMGSQIIQEKFENLKGGIEAATEAAKVEVLGLLKQTVRPEFINRIDEIVLFPPLTVENITQIVGLQLKSVTKMLALQGITMDATPEAIAYLSNKGYDPQFGARPVKRVIQRDVLNQLSKEILAGKIVTDSIILLDAFDGKLVFRNQTQEVTQ; from the coding sequence ATGAACATAAATAAATTTACAATCAAATCGCAAGAAGCTATTCAGCTCTCTCAGCAGTTGGCTCAACAAAATGGTCAACAGCAAATAGAGAATGAGCATATCTTCAAAGCTATTTTTGAAGTTGATGAAAATGTAGCGCCGTTTATTTTGAAAAAACTCAATGTAAATGTGCCTTTATTTCTTCAAATTCTTGATAGCACAATTCAGAGCTTCCCGAAAGTATCGGGAGGAGATATATTGCTTTCGAGAGATGCTAATAAAGCATTGAATGAAGCGGAAATTATTGCACAAAAAATGAACGATGAATATGTTTCAATCGAACATTTAATGCTTGCAATTTTTGACTCAAAAAGTAAAGTTGCTCAAATCTTAAAAGATCAAGGAGTAACAGGTAAAGGCTTAAAAGCCGCTATAGAGGAATTACGTAAAGGAGAACGTGTAACTTCTGCATCAGCCGAAGAGACATATAACTCCTTAAATAAATATGCTAAAAACTTAAATGAATTAGCACGTACAGGAAAGTTAGATCCTGTTATTGGTCGTGATGAAGAAATTCGACGTGTATTACAGATTCTAACTCGTAGAACCAAGAATAACCCAATGTTAATTGGTGAACCTGGAGTTGGTAAAACAGCTATTGCTGAAGGTTTAGCACACAGAATTGTTGATGGTGACGTACCTGAGAACTTAAAAGATAAAATTGTTTTCTCATTAGATATGGGAGCTTTAATTGCCGGTGCAAAATACAAAGGTGAGTTTGAAGAGCGATTGAAATCGGTAGTTAAAGAAGTTACTGCAGCGGAAGGTGATATTGTTTTATTCATAGATGAGATTCATACACTTGTAGGAGCAGGTGGAGGAGAAGGAGCAATGGATGCTGCTAATATCCTAAAACCAGCTTTGGCACGTGGAGAATTAAGAGCAATTGGTGCTACGACATTAGATGAGTATCAAAAATATTTTGAGAAAGATAAAGCGCTGGAACGTCGATTCCAAAAAATTCTAATCGACGAGCCAGATACAGAAAGTGCTATTTCGATTTTGCGTGGAATCAAGGAAAAATATGAAACGCATCATAAGGTTCAGATAAAAGACGAAGCAATTATTGCGGCAGTCGAGCTTTCTCAACGTTACATTACCAATCGTTTCTTACCAGATAAGGCGATTGATTTAATGGATGAGGCAGCTTCTAAATTGCGTATGGAGATCAACTCAAAACCTGAGGAATTGGATGTTTTGGATCGAAAAATAATGCAATTAGAAATTGAGATCGAAGCCATAAAACGCGAAAAAGAAGAAAATAAACTGAAGGTTCTGCGAATGGAATTGGCTAATCTAAAAGAAGAGCGAAATGAAATCTACGCTAAATGGAAATCTGAAAAAGATGTCGTAGATGGAGTTCAAGCTGTGAAATTAGAAATAGAAGATTTTAAACACGAAGCAGAACGTGCAGAGCGTAATGGAGACTATGGTAAAGTAGCCGAAATTCGTTACGGAAAAATAAAAGAAGCACAAGAAAGACTGGATGTTTTATTGAAACAATTGCAAGAGTATCAATCCGGTAATTCTTTGATTAAAGAAGAGGTTACAAGAGAAGATATTGCTGAAGTGGTTGCAAAATGGACAGGAGTTCCAGTTACAAAAATGCTTCAAACAGAAAGAGAAAAACTCTTACATCTGGAAGATGAATTGCACAAACGTGTTGTTGGTCAGGAAGAAGCTATTGAAGCAGTAAGTGATGCTGTAAGACGAAGTAGAGCTGGTTTACAGGACATGAAAAAACCTGTAGGTACATTCCTTTTCTTAGGAACTACGGGAGTTGGTAAAACAGAGCTAGCAAAAGCATTAGCAGAGTATCTTTTTGATGACGAAAATGCTATGACCAGAATTGATATGAGTGAATATCAAGAAAGACATAGTGTAAGTAGATTAGTAGGTGCACCTCCAGGATATGTAGGATACGATGAAGGTGGACAATTAACAGAAGCTGTACGTAGAAAACCGTACTCAGTAGTTCTGTTGGATGAGATTGAAAAAGCACATCCAGATACTTTTAATATCTTATTACAAGTATTAGATGAAGGTCGATTAACGGACAACAAAGGACGTTTGGCCGATTTTAAAAATACAATTATTATTATGACTTCTAATATGGGAAGTCAGATTATACAAGAAAAATTCGAAAACCTAAAGGGGGGTATCGAAGCGGCAACAGAAGCGGCAAAAGTAGAAGTGCTTGGATTATTGAAACAAACGGTTCGTCCGGAGTTCATTAACCGTATTGACGAAATTGTATTGTTCCCACCTTTAACAGTGGAAAATATTACGCAGATTGTTGGTTTACAATTAAAAAGTGTTACTAAAATGTTGGCATTGCAAGGAATTACAATGGATGCTACTCCAGAAGCAATTGCTTATTTGTCGAATAAAGGATATGATCCACAATTCGGTGCAAGACCAGTAAAACGTGTAATACAAAGAGATGTTTTAAATCAATTGTCAAAAGAAATTTTGGCAGGGAAAATAGTAACAGACAGTATTATTTTATTAGATGCTTTTGATGGTAAATTGGTTTTTAGAAATCAAACACAAGAAGTAACCCAATAA